The Saprospiraceae bacterium genome includes a window with the following:
- a CDS encoding UvrD-helicase domain-containing protein, producing the protein MKEIGSFLLLVLLIVTGVWFYRRHQENERKKKELEAKQARQRELERQKLYDFFKSKLDRIRTSNEKFAKYIDFKTGYFTNYQLTTWKTEQTSLFNEIKGKPFDFINLSNEEVNSIKTFTEYFNNAATLRNDFNKNFVKEELKTYSKFFDNIEGRKLDIQQRTAVVTDEDNNIVIAGAGSGKTTTIVGKVNYVLERYKVRPEEILLISFTNKSATTLAERIDIEGVEAKTFHKFGKDIIVEVEGRQPSIFEEAQFKPLLTRYFSELIKNEIYLQLVTEYFTNFLKPAKSQFEFENQGDYIQYIKDQNFKSYKLKEVPVNGKKTYKMEVVKSIEECKIANFLLFNGVNYEYEFPYEHDTATEAFRQYKPDFTVMQNGKKIYIEHFGISRNGNVPNWFTADGTRSASEKYRDDMEWKRNTHRQNGTILIESYSFEMTEGILFENLTNNLKSAGVILKPKSTEEIWKIISEAAKDEINSFITLFGTFITLMKSNNYSINDVINRNKQTQDKFYRDRNSLFIEIIKPIFERYENHLKERNEIDFSDMINKASKHIASGKHKRKINYVIIDEFQDISIGRYQLVKAIKTSNPSCKLFCVGDDWQSIYRFSGSDIALFKEFENYFGFTVKSKIETTYRFHNPLISLSSEFIQKNPNQAKKELKGISSRKETDYKIHYSITENQDDTLAVQKIFNELLEFDHQIENKEIIILGRYGFDIDRIKNEKSVFQIDKTNEIISYSIKTEEGEIKRLKAQFMTVHKAKGLEGDIIIVLNCNSGKFGFPSEMSDDQVLNLLLSEADQFENGEERRLFYVAMTRAKEKVYFVTDSSYKSKFIAELEVESGQSPNKKCPTCKTADVVLRKSGKSKNGNTYKFFGCTNYLYGCDYTTTEWINN; encoded by the coding sequence ATGAAAGAGATTGGAAGTTTTCTATTACTTGTTTTACTAATTGTAACTGGTGTTTGGTTTTACCGCAGACATCAGGAAAATGAACGTAAGAAAAAGGAACTTGAAGCAAAACAGGCTAGACAACGTGAACTTGAAAGACAAAAGTTATACGACTTTTTCAAATCAAAGCTGGACAGAATAAGAACATCAAACGAAAAATTTGCAAAATACATTGACTTTAAAACAGGCTATTTTACAAACTATCAACTGACAACTTGGAAAACCGAGCAAACAAGTCTTTTTAATGAAATCAAAGGCAAACCCTTTGATTTCATTAATCTTTCAAATGAAGAAGTTAACTCAATAAAGACTTTTACAGAATATTTCAATAATGCAGCAACTTTAAGGAATGACTTCAACAAAAACTTTGTAAAAGAAGAACTAAAAACATACAGCAAATTCTTTGACAACATTGAAGGTAGAAAACTTGACATTCAACAGAGAACCGCAGTTGTTACAGATGAAGACAATAATATAGTTATTGCAGGAGCAGGTTCGGGTAAAACAACAACTATCGTTGGAAAAGTAAACTATGTTCTTGAAAGATATAAAGTTCGACCCGAAGAGATTTTACTGATTTCATTTACAAATAAATCAGCCACAACACTTGCCGAGAGAATTGATATTGAAGGAGTAGAAGCAAAAACATTTCACAAATTTGGAAAAGACATTATAGTTGAAGTAGAAGGAAGACAACCAAGTATTTTTGAAGAAGCACAATTTAAGCCCCTGCTCACAAGATATTTTTCGGAGTTAATAAAGAATGAAATTTACCTTCAATTAGTTACTGAATATTTTACTAATTTCTTAAAGCCAGCTAAATCACAATTTGAATTTGAAAATCAAGGAGATTACATTCAATACATTAAAGACCAAAATTTTAAAAGCTACAAACTAAAAGAAGTTCCAGTAAACGGTAAAAAAACCTATAAAATGGAAGTGGTTAAAAGTATTGAAGAATGTAAAATAGCAAACTTCCTTCTGTTTAATGGTGTGAACTATGAATACGAATTCCCATACGAACACGACACTGCAACAGAAGCATTTAGACAATACAAACCTGACTTCACAGTAATGCAAAACGGTAAGAAAATTTATATAGAACATTTTGGCATTTCAAGAAATGGGAATGTTCCGAATTGGTTCACAGCAGACGGAACACGTTCTGCAAGTGAAAAATATCGTGATGATATGGAATGGAAGCGAAACACTCATAGACAAAATGGAACTATTTTAATTGAAAGTTATAGCTTTGAAATGACTGAAGGGATTTTATTTGAAAATCTAACGAATAATTTAAAATCTGCTGGAGTTATTCTTAAACCCAAATCGACAGAAGAGATTTGGAAAATCATTTCGGAAGCCGCAAAAGATGAAATAAATAGTTTTATCACTTTGTTTGGGACTTTTATAACATTAATGAAATCTAATAATTATTCGATTAATGACGTTATCAATAGAAATAAACAAACTCAGGACAAATTCTACAGAGATAGAAATTCACTATTTATTGAAATCATAAAGCCAATTTTTGAACGCTACGAAAATCATCTGAAGGAAAGAAACGAAATTGACTTCAGTGATATGATAAACAAAGCCTCTAAGCATATAGCAAGCGGCAAACACAAACGAAAAATTAACTATGTTATCATTGATGAGTTTCAAGATATTTCGATTGGTCGTTACCAATTAGTAAAAGCAATCAAAACTAGCAATCCATCTTGCAAGCTATTCTGCGTAGGTGATGATTGGCAGTCAATTTACCGTTTCAGTGGAAGTGATATTGCACTTTTTAAAGAATTTGAAAATTATTTTGGGTTTACTGTAAAATCAAAAATTGAAACAACCTATCGTTTTCACAACCCACTTATAAGTCTATCTAGCGAATTCATACAGAAAAATCCAAACCAAGCTAAAAAGGAATTAAAAGGAATTTCAAGCAGAAAGGAAACAGACTATAAAATACATTACTCAATTACAGAAAATCAAGACGATACTTTAGCTGTTCAAAAAATATTTAACGAGTTATTAGAGTTTGACCACCAAATTGAAAACAAAGAAATTATTATTCTCGGTAGATATGGGTTTGATATTGATAGGATAAAAAACGAAAAATCAGTATTTCAGATTGACAAAACAAATGAAATTATTTCCTACAGTATCAAAACAGAAGAAGGCGAAATAAAGAGACTAAAAGCCCAATTTATGACAGTTCACAAAGCTAAAGGACTGGAAGGTGACATAATTATTGTTCTTAATTGTAACTCGGGCAAGTTTGGTTTTCCTTCGGAAATGTCTGACGACCAAGTTTTGAATTTATTACTTAGCGAAGCAGACCAATTTGAAAATGGGGAAGAAAGACGTTTATTCTACGTTGCAATGACAAGAGCAAAAGAAAAGGTTTATTTTGTTACAGACAGTTCATACAAATCCAAGTTCATTGCAGAATTAGAAGTTGAAAGCGGACAATCACCAAATAAAAAATGTCCGACCTGCAAAACGGCAGATGTTGTGTTGCGAAAATCAGGTAAGTCAAAAAATGGTAATACATATAAATTCTTCGGTTGTACGAATTACTTATATGGTTGCGACTATACAACAACTGAATGGATAAACAACTAA
- a CDS encoding AAA family ATPase — MPTIIDNIELDETNVEFNYASDFVKHTDRLVYLTGKAGTGKTTFLKYLRETTTKNTVILAPTGVAAINAGGQTIHSFFQIRPSVYVPNDKRLRTRADIGDEDKSTIYDHFKYFKERLEIIRGLELLIIDEISMVRCDLIDVVDRLLRVFRRRENEPFGGVQVILIGDTFQLPPIADFEQWNLLQPYYKSPFFFSSKVIEQNKPVYIELKKIYRQNEQEFIDLLNRVRINQVTANEFKLLNSKYNPTFTPNGQANYITLATHNKLVDSTNLTKLAELTTELKLFEATVSGLFPDNIMPTDRILQLKEGAQIMFIKNDKAKRYYNGKIAKISKIEENKIIVEFSEGNEITVEKQEWNNIKYTWNEKEKKIEEEVIGTFTQFPIKLAWAITVHKSQGLTFEKVIADLGAAFTSGQVYVALSRCTSFSGLVLKTQIGQNAIKTDPQVLQFAQNETPSTLIVQELNSGKADFYYRKVRDDIHSLNFEEAYNNFIKALKFRNDIETDQFKKYFIVTAKRLGSFRQNFPELIAEKETLKQEKKELELTVSELENEKATQQTKINEQNKSIKLLLDKTKELEKFNEKLKSEITTLNKNKLDTEKSIQQHQKTIQEHKKTISELEATKRNNEQEIERLRNLKWHQKLFGQK; from the coding sequence ATGCCTACAATAATTGACAACATAGAATTAGACGAAACGAATGTTGAGTTCAATTATGCTTCCGACTTTGTAAAGCATACGGACAGACTTGTCTACTTAACAGGAAAAGCAGGAACGGGTAAGACCACGTTCCTAAAATATCTGCGAGAAACAACAACAAAGAATACTGTAATCCTTGCACCGACAGGGGTAGCTGCTATAAATGCAGGTGGACAAACTATACACTCATTTTTTCAGATTAGACCAAGCGTCTATGTTCCAAACGATAAAAGATTAAGAACAAGAGCAGACATTGGAGATGAAGATAAAAGCACCATTTACGACCATTTCAAATACTTCAAAGAAAGATTAGAAATAATAAGGGGGTTAGAACTCCTAATCATTGATGAAATCTCAATGGTCAGATGCGATTTAATTGATGTTGTTGATAGACTATTACGGGTTTTTAGAAGAAGAGAAAATGAACCTTTTGGTGGTGTTCAAGTAATTCTAATTGGTGACACATTTCAGTTACCTCCAATTGCCGACTTTGAGCAATGGAATTTACTTCAACCATATTATAAAAGTCCATTTTTCTTTAGCTCAAAAGTTATCGAACAGAATAAACCTGTTTACATTGAACTAAAAAAGATTTACAGACAAAACGAACAAGAATTTATTGACCTTCTAAATCGGGTTCGAATAAATCAAGTAACCGCCAACGAATTTAAATTACTTAATTCAAAGTATAACCCGACATTCACACCTAATGGTCAAGCAAATTATATCACACTTGCAACTCATAACAAACTAGTCGATAGTACGAACCTCACAAAACTAGCTGAACTAACAACCGAACTAAAACTATTTGAAGCCACTGTCAGCGGACTTTTTCCAGACAATATAATGCCAACAGACAGAATTTTGCAGCTTAAAGAAGGTGCTCAAATTATGTTTATAAAGAATGATAAGGCAAAGAGATACTACAATGGAAAAATTGCCAAAATCAGCAAAATAGAAGAAAACAAAATCATCGTTGAGTTTTCAGAAGGGAATGAAATAACTGTAGAAAAACAAGAGTGGAATAATATAAAATATACTTGGAACGAAAAGGAAAAGAAGATTGAAGAAGAAGTAATAGGGACATTTACACAATTCCCTATAAAACTTGCTTGGGCAATTACAGTTCATAAAAGCCAAGGACTTACTTTTGAAAAGGTTATTGCTGACTTAGGAGCCGCATTTACTTCAGGACAGGTTTATGTTGCATTAAGCAGATGTACTTCATTTAGTGGTTTAGTCTTGAAAACTCAAATCGGACAAAATGCGATTAAGACAGACCCCCAAGTTTTACAATTCGCACAAAATGAAACACCAAGTACATTAATTGTTCAAGAATTGAATTCGGGTAAAGCAGACTTCTATTACAGGAAAGTTCGAGATGATATTCATTCTCTGAATTTTGAAGAAGCGTACAATAATTTCATAAAAGCACTCAAATTTAGAAATGATATTGAAACAGACCAGTTTAAAAAATATTTTATAGTTACAGCTAAACGACTTGGTTCATTTAGACAAAATTTTCCTGAACTAATTGCTGAAAAAGAGACATTAAAACAGGAAAAGAAAGAATTGGAGCTTACAGTTTCAGAACTTGAGAATGAGAAAGCAACTCAACAAACGAAAATCAATGAACAAAACAAATCAATAAAACTCTTACTTGACAAAACTAAAGAGCTTGAAAAGTTCAATGAAAAATTAAAGTCTGAAATAACAACTTTGAACAAGAATAAATTAGATACTGAAAAATCAATCCAACAGCATCAAAAAACTATTCAAGAACATAAAAAGACAATATCAGAACTCGAAGCAACGAAAAGAAACAATGAACAAGAAATAGAACGATTAAGAAACTTAAAATGGCACCAAAAACTATTCGGACAGAAATAA
- a CDS encoding ATP-binding domain-containing protein produces the protein MLEVRKNTYSKNYENTFFREFARHLHKSFSDNGRSGLIIGSPFCEVDERLQIDALLITEKVVCIIDFKNFSGKINLPNENNFEMGIWTNETKEPIKGGSSINPFIQLKNQKRRFSEVFIKYIKSNLTGGDKLDCDHIVNVVCFQKEIELNREIPNSKELAFWIIDRINFIEKISDIIDVSDKDVNISPNSYDAFKKVFRADKFKFDDKPLEDKLKVFADKSATLDFKKLYVDQHSALTEIKTFLENPEQQVFVLQGTANSGKSYLIPFIQELAYNLGIQETEIFASSSRVANNLLTIGGLERVNSIYSYIYGGQKNNKQENEQTKEKKNTEEIDETNDSEELQVEKIPLKNCDNAENALFIVDESQLVSDSFNQSIDLIFGTGYLLKDFLSFTNSINTKRKIIFIGDPFQLQLGKTDESPLNPLYLEEAYKLKTNAYQLLDKPDFSVINKEALFCVDKIRNQYFNSLKFNQNDDFKILSDDIEKENAIAELINTKKGHLLYFRNEDAQERNLKIKKDLLKNGEFIAVGDLVVFNNNIETKNDNPDAFPKKILNGQFATITKTSGDLRTEPVFDRKGKLISTLCFVEVSIKHSESGYESTILSFENFRNSPKAVLSNNDANAFRIFLYQLANKELDNFIQGKYQVDDELSMLLAKLKEGEKVKTKINKKLQSILRTIPSTEYYKIKNCGWLKFGWAMTVHKSMSYKWQEVIFNVEKAGIANENHFRWLYTGISRARKKVFLINYKPISPFDKTEFVNKKGDKKTKDFLFISDSLDIEIAKKELVEIVRHKVTSDFVINQIDIPGYNVRINFSNDSKQATLDFGFNLKCQFKFPKYINGDTDLSNKLVELISNEKENINFDSIPEVWRKTEYLKLNNELSKVGFRFHQIIQTPYKDRIKIVGNNEELDLEIDYNGDGAFSFITAKYFSNQVIWSAFINSVNHIKV, from the coding sequence ATGTTAGAAGTTAGAAAAAATACCTACTCAAAGAATTATGAAAACACATTTTTCAGAGAGTTTGCAAGACACTTACATAAATCTTTTTCAGACAATGGACGTTCTGGACTTATAATTGGAAGCCCATTTTGTGAGGTTGACGAAAGACTTCAAATTGACGCTTTACTTATTACCGAAAAAGTAGTTTGCATTATTGACTTCAAAAATTTTAGTGGCAAAATAAATCTTCCCAATGAAAATAATTTTGAAATGGGAATATGGACAAATGAAACAAAAGAACCAATCAAAGGTGGTAGCTCTATAAATCCGTTCATTCAATTAAAAAATCAAAAAAGACGATTTTCAGAAGTATTTATAAAATATATTAAATCGAATCTTACGGGTGGAGATAAACTAGATTGTGATCACATCGTAAATGTTGTTTGTTTTCAAAAAGAAATTGAACTAAATAGAGAAATTCCAAATTCAAAGGAATTAGCATTTTGGATTATTGATAGAATAAATTTTATAGAGAAAATCTCCGATATTATTGATGTGTCAGACAAGGATGTAAACATTTCTCCAAATTCTTATGATGCTTTTAAAAAGGTGTTTCGTGCCGATAAATTCAAGTTTGACGACAAACCGCTTGAAGATAAATTGAAAGTGTTTGCCGATAAATCGGCAACACTTGATTTTAAAAAGCTTTATGTAGACCAACATTCAGCGTTAACTGAAATAAAAACATTTTTAGAAAATCCTGAACAACAAGTTTTCGTTTTACAAGGAACTGCTAATAGTGGCAAATCATATTTAATTCCGTTTATCCAAGAACTTGCATATAACTTGGGAATACAGGAAACTGAAATTTTCGCTTCATCAAGTCGAGTAGCAAACAACTTGCTTACTATTGGCGGATTAGAGAGAGTGAACAGTATTTATTCCTACATATACGGAGGACAAAAAAACAATAAGCAAGAAAACGAGCAAACCAAAGAAAAAAAGAACACCGAAGAAATAGACGAAACGAATGATTCAGAAGAATTACAAGTTGAAAAAATCCCTTTAAAAAACTGCGATAACGCAGAAAACGCTTTATTCATCGTTGATGAATCGCAACTTGTTTCAGATTCATTTAATCAATCCATTGATTTAATTTTTGGCACAGGTTATTTACTGAAAGATTTTTTGAGCTTCACAAATTCAATAAATACCAAAAGGAAAATAATTTTCATTGGCGACCCGTTTCAACTTCAATTAGGAAAAACCGATGAATCGCCATTAAATCCTTTGTATTTAGAAGAAGCGTATAAGTTAAAAACCAACGCTTATCAACTATTAGACAAACCTGACTTTTCTGTTATCAATAAGGAAGCATTGTTTTGCGTTGATAAAATTCGTAACCAATATTTTAATTCGTTGAAGTTTAACCAAAATGATGATTTTAAAATATTGTCAGATGATATAGAAAAGGAAAACGCTATAGCAGAATTAATAAACACAAAGAAAGGGCATTTACTCTATTTCCGTAATGAAGATGCTCAAGAAAGAAATTTAAAAATTAAAAAAGACCTTCTTAAAAACGGAGAATTTATAGCAGTTGGAGATTTGGTTGTTTTTAATAATAACATTGAAACAAAAAATGACAATCCAGATGCGTTCCCCAAAAAAATACTTAATGGACAGTTTGCAACAATAACAAAAACATCAGGTGATTTAAGAACTGAACCCGTTTTTGATAGAAAGGGAAAACTTATTTCAACTTTATGTTTTGTCGAAGTTAGTATTAAACATAGTGAATCAGGATATGAATCCACAATCCTTTCATTTGAAAATTTTAGAAATAGTCCTAAAGCAGTATTGTCAAATAACGATGCAAATGCTTTCAGAATATTTCTGTATCAATTAGCCAACAAAGAATTAGATAATTTCATACAAGGAAAATATCAAGTTGATGATGAACTATCTATGCTATTAGCTAAATTGAAAGAAGGGGAAAAAGTAAAAACTAAAATAAACAAAAAGTTGCAATCCATTTTAAGGACAATACCATCAACTGAATATTATAAAATAAAAAATTGTGGTTGGTTGAAATTTGGATGGGCAATGACAGTTCATAAATCAATGTCTTACAAATGGCAAGAAGTAATTTTCAATGTTGAAAAAGCAGGAATAGCAAACGAAAATCATTTCAGATGGCTTTATACTGGAATTAGTAGAGCAAGGAAAAAAGTTTTTTTAATAAATTATAAACCAATAAGCCCATTTGATAAAACTGAATTTGTTAATAAAAAAGGAGATAAAAAAACAAAAGATTTTTTATTCATTTCAGATAGTTTAGATATTGAAATTGCAAAAAAAGAGTTGGTTGAAATAGTTAGGCATAAAGTAACGAGCGATTTTGTTATAAATCAAATTGATATTCCAGGATATAACGTTAGGATTAATTTCAGTAATGATTCAAAACAAGCAACGTTGGATTTTGGGTTTAATTTAAAATGTCAGTTCAAATTTCCTAAATACATTAATGGCGATACCGACTTATCTAATAAATTAGTGGAACTTATATCGAATGAAAAAGAAAATATAAATTTTGATTCAATTCCTGAAGTATGGAGAAAAACAGAATATCTAAAACTTAACAATGAATTGTCTAAGGTTGGTTTTCGATTCCACCAAATAATTCAAACACCATATAAAGACAGAATTAAAATTGTTGGGAATAACGAAGAACTTGATTTAGAAATTGATTATAATGGTGATGGTGCATTTAGTTTTATTACAGCAAAGTATTTTTCTAACCAAGTAATTTGGAGTGCTTTCATAAATTCTGTTAACCACATCAAAGTGTAA
- a CDS encoding DUF3825 domain-containing protein, which yields MKLSDFALITHYEDRLGTLAEKASNEPWEFSEEHKYYDDRPYAILRRYVEYTFTKLWDENKIKYTNNKKYASFNTGLVSDHLEDIYAFFEKHNTQNRYVLKGFFWESEDAISTNFGHDLPHTANYFEVPGDLLYDPNRKLMPRYDHIIRDNKERWIRNLGQMSDKEIRQTLMGAIPEIEKMVRNNYKIAIPQFRFDEFRGNRIQLLLPLQIERNGKIDLLALVVDKVKKVTIDEETQEEQETQEEQDKTYIATTCLELPMAYTNARLIVKPSSDWLKP from the coding sequence ATGAAATTATCAGACTTCGCTCTCATAACACACTATGAAGACAGACTCGGAACCTTGGCTGAGAAGGCATCAAATGAACCTTGGGAGTTTTCAGAAGAACATAAATACTATGACGACAGACCATATGCAATATTGAGAAGGTATGTTGAATATACCTTTACAAAATTATGGGATGAAAATAAAATCAAGTACACAAACAACAAAAAGTACGCTTCTTTTAATACAGGGTTAGTTTCAGACCATTTGGAAGATATATATGCTTTTTTTGAAAAACACAACACGCAAAATAGGTATGTCCTGAAAGGTTTTTTTTGGGAAAGTGAAGATGCTATTTCAACTAACTTTGGACACGACCTACCACATACAGCAAACTATTTTGAAGTTCCAGGCGATTTACTTTACGACCCAAATAGAAAACTAATGCCAAGATATGACCATATTATAAGGGACAACAAAGAAAGGTGGATTAGAAACTTGGGGCAAATGTCAGACAAGGAAATCCGTCAAACACTTATGGGTGCTATACCCGAAATCGAAAAAATGGTTAGGAATAATTATAAGATTGCTATACCTCAATTTCGCTTCGATGAATTTAGGGGCAACAGAATTCAGCTTCTTTTACCATTGCAAATTGAAAGAAATGGAAAAATTGACTTACTAGCTTTAGTCGTAGACAAGGTAAAAAAAGTAACAATAGATGAAGAAACCCAAGAAGAACAGGAAACTCAAGAAGAGCAAGACAAAACATACATTGCTACAACTTGTCTAGAATTGCCAATGGCTTACACGAACGCTAGGCTGATTGTTAAACCTTCAAGTGATTGGTTAAAGCCTTAA